Part of the Monomorium pharaonis isolate MP-MQ-018 unplaced genomic scaffold, ASM1337386v2 scaffold_91, whole genome shotgun sequence genome, AGAGTCACAACCCTAGTTTCTTAATTCgaacaaagtaaaaattttcttatttttttaaatattctatatttgattgattacacgcaattttgatattatgcttttaatatataaaaattataattttattattatttgataaatacaaattactgGGAACCACTAATGTCTAATCGCTGATTAATATTATCGAAATtgattaaactataattttgaacagaaaataatatacagaAACTATGTAATAGTCTCaggaaagaatatataatgtcagaattaATCACAAtatctttgtatatataatattataaaaactcttacaaatctattaatatttcattaataaattatatataatatttctttaagttactacatatttctttgagttactaaaaaaatgattttataagtAATCACTAGAATTCCTTATTTAATAACAGAGCTATTATGAGTGATTATAATACCTATAAGAGCCATAATactattttctcttttaataaattatgttatttataaagtacACTGTTAAATATCTCGTGCAGTCGTGAAGGCATCGTAAATAAGCATGTAATGTATTAGGTTGTCGCTTTTGCTAAAActgatttgtttttattaattaatttcttattaaatattgagaaCTTCGcaaaacgtttttatttaatttgctcTACTTGGTAAAACAAGAAGTAGTGCGAGGTTTACTTCtaagttttatattactgctaataaaataaatttttaactaatttttgtttatcttatttttataaaataacaattctttactgttatatttctattgtcacttttacactgagaaaaatggttttattataataataaaacggttCTGGTTGAGCATATCTTATTAAACGAAACAGAATTTCTGGTTATCATAACAAGATTTTACAGCTTATAACTACACCGTTTGGTTAACTGTACTATAAGGATTTGATTAAGTTTTCTTGTTGGATCTACAAAACTTCTTGTTgaatctacaaaataatacaaaacttcttgttatatttacaaaaatagcgATAATGCTGGCGCCTTCGTTCTCGCAGCGCAAGTCGGTGCATGCCAATCTCGCGCAAATCACCGCGGGTATCGATGCGAGTACTATATCAACGCGGTACCCATAAGGtagcttttatatttgtttcgtgTATCTTACAATCgtgtatttacattattctgtTCACCGGCATGGCGGACGAAAAAATGTCTTCTCTTCTGCGCGAATGGAATTTCGACAGCTATATAGAGATTTTAGAggtagtaaaatatatgtaaactaTATGCAGTGTAACTTTAAAAccaagatatattgttattattttaaaaactctattCAAAACTcgttttttaaccaaaaaaattgtgttaacaacctaataaaacaatataatacgatgtaacaagaaatttttgtagagtTTTGTAAACCTAACAAACCGCTGTAGGTAAGATTATACACGAAATTCTGGTAGATTCAAACCAGAATGGAATTAACCAGAATCCTCTGGTAATTCCaactacaaaatttgtatcgtTCATTTTCGAACAAACGGACAGGTTGAATCAACcaaaatttctcataaaacaacaaaactttttttccagtGTAGGAatcccagacaacacgcatgtctaaaagacatctttaagacgtcttaaaagagacgtctttgagactttaccaaaagacgtctttatgacgtcttaaaatcATCTTATTTAGACGTCTCtcttaagacgtctaaaatacgtcttttttaagacattctttgagacgccatttagacgtctttacgacgtctgagaaagacgtttttaagacgtcgaatgacgcacataaccaaatctgccgtgtgatgcgatcaagtcgatcgacgtgcttatcccgtatcaatttttgaactcttgcacgtatcgcgtgtgtgttGGGACGTTTTGTCCTAGTTTGCTGTGTAACGCAGCCGAGTGTGGATACGTTAATACaacacaactttttaactctcgtacgtatcgcgtgtgtaggctgttattggaaataattaacctttctgacaacagtttttgacaattaataaaccggacgataatagtgttgcgcttaagttgctgtaaaatatgtgactgaatccagtatctctgtaaaattctgtaatttccaatcacaaaaacatgaaataaaattgaaatatataatataaaattttgtatttataaaaaaaacttatcttaataataaaataaaaataaggaaatataaatataaagtattttgtttaaaataataaaaaataaaaataataaacctagcttttggaatccttggcggaaaattttctacaaaattctaaaaaactacaaaaatttacaaaagtgtgtttcaaatttagcatttttctgtaaaaactacaaaaaaatgccagaattggaacacttttgtaaatttttgtagttttttagaattttgtagaaattttttcgccagggatgtctaaaataatttttatataagacgtctcaaaaacgtcataaataaaaaaaattagacgtctttgagacgtcttaaaaacgtcttaaatcgggtcataagacgtcttaaagacgtctaaaagacgtctttctgatagttttataagacgtcttatagaaatataagacgtcttttagacgtctttaagacgtcataatgttctcTGGGAATTGTTTTTCAGATTGCTAAAGGTAAACCACCTGTAGTAGGATATGTTCCGTTTGGCCCTGCACCATGGCTCAAAGATTACATTGGTGGTCCAAATTATCCGTCTGTTCGACCATTTCTAACAAGCATGATAAAACCCGTAAATTTATGGCAAAGAACATggaatgttttatattacatttcaaGTGATGTCTTACgacattactattattttccAACTCTTCAACAGTTTGCTGAGAAATTTGTAGGTCACGCGATCAGATCATTAcatgaaatagaaatagacagaattaatattttattacttaatactCATGCTGCATTTTCGTCTGGAATTCCCTTACCACCAAACACTATGGAAATTGCAGGATTGAATGTCCAGGCCGTACAACCAATTTCTGGTGAGGTAGTTGAATCGCTTCCCGAGGTAAGagaaactgttttttttatttaagaactagcaaaaattaataagtgtaaaaatattttagcaaagaaaaaattgtatattctaagaaaacgGAATTTCTCAGAAATGGAATGAAATGGAAGCCTAGACCGAATTATGAATTATCTATATCCAAAGATTTCAGAGAACTTACCTTTCCTTTTTAAACTaagatacataattaaataaatagagcaattaaataaaaaatattataatttttatttattaataaattattaattaatcacacATTATGAGAACATTTCAAgtagaagataaattttacacagtatatattattcaaataagaaAGACAATACAAtaggatttaatttttaacgatgacttataagaaatgtataagttttatttaaataaatttgatgattACTTTCTACTTACAATTAGACATCTACttgaaaatctattatttacgACTGGTTACGACAGTTACTTAGATgttttaactataaaatacatatttttatatattattgattattcatACGTATCGAatgttcattttattattattttgcaggATATACGTGTATTTCTTGATGGAGCAAACAATGGAGCTATCGTAATATATTTAGgaacaaatgtaaaatggAAAACTATTGGGTTAGACAAAATCAAGGCCGTTATGCAGGCTTTATCGAAATTGAAGCAACGAGTACTATGGAAATTGGAGATTGAAGTGCCATTTCAAATACCGAACAATACAATGATTGTGAAATGGATGCCACAAAGCAAAGTTTAAGTATATCCTTTGATTctttacataagaattgagagtgaccaaaaaattaaacaacttttaaattaataagaaaattatgttaaaatttgagataatttagaaataattaaatacaatgaTACAGCAATCtgtaaaagtttaaaactttttaaataatattttgaactGTGTCACATATATTCAGTAATTTACGGATTAAACGAACTCACAGAGTGAAGTTTGATAGTTCAAAACCAATAAAGGCCAGTAAGTCGTAAACTCGAAAAATTGGGTGGGAACAGGTGAAAGCTAAGCAGGAACCAAGGTGGGAAAGTCCATCCGGACGAGACCCCCAGCATAATTACGATCGAATTTCACTCGGTGAGTTTGTTTAATCCGTAAATTATGTCTAGGGTCTCGTCCGGATGGACTTTTAACTATGTAGATGTTCAAAGCGCAAATTAACTGGCCGCAGTAACGGAAGTAAAGACACGtctgcttttttttaaacgagaaaaaaaaaattccgagaagaaagaaaaaattgtctaGTTAAGGACTATGCAGAGGAGGTACTTGCAAATGAAATGGAGCGAATGCGTCAGAATCTACAATTgacgattataaaaattagcaaataaatGCGACTCCCCTGACCAGTTTGCGGCCCTCTTTATAATATAAGGTCCACAGGAGCTCCTTGTTTGGCTGCAAGGGATGTAGACGCGTGGCGGATGCTATGCGCCGTAAAAGAGCCGTCTATCCCACAGACCGCGAGAACTCTCCGAATCCAAAGACCTATAGTCTGGCTTCTCACCGGTCCAAAAGGTTGTTTTAAAGCAATAGACAAATCATAATCTTCCGGCCGCAAGCTCGCAGTACGGTCCAGACAATCTGAAATGAGCGCCACTAAATATAAGTTATCATGACCCGAAAAacacgaaaaagaaaataagggTTGAGGGCGACCCGGTACCGAAGTTTTTAAACGATCcattacacaaataaaaattttttaacaaagttcAGAGATATTTGACAGACCTTGATCGCGGCCAACGAATGACAACGCTGGCCAGAGCATAACGTAAGCAGCAACACGAGCTTTTCCGTAATAAAATCCAGAGGAAGGATCTGGTGAGGGAACCAAGAACCTAGCTTAGCGATTACTGGTGCTGGGTCccatataaaatcatatttagaATGCGGGGGTTTTAAAAACACCCGCTCCCTTGCAGAAGCGTTGTACTAAGGGTGATCGCTAATCTCATTTGCGAAAACTAAAGATACCGCGGATCTCAAAGTATTAAGAAAGGAATATGAGCCGGTACTACTTAAATTTATTGCCGGATAAATTCCCTGCCGCCAGGGAAAGAAAGTTTGCTGCTGGATGTTAGGACCTAAGAGGGGCGAAGCGAAGATTATTAAACGGAGAGAATATTAgagatttttcaattaatatacgCTGGAAAAGAGGGAACTAGGGTTGCGAAGGCCAATATTGTGCTATGGCACAATAACAACACTTACAGCATTGTCATCAAAAATTTTGCGTAACACTTTGGAAAGCAAGATGAAATGAGGGGAggcgtaaaagaaaaaaccttttcaagaaaaagtaaaagcgTCGACTGCAAAAGATCCGGGGTCTGGGAGCCAGGAAACGCAAGTGTCGAATTTGGCATTTATCATGAAAGCAATAAGGCCGATTTTGAAAGGgctaaaatgttgaaaaactTTATTGAAAGCTAATTCTGACAAAGGCCATTCGGTATTTGTATCCAAACACTGAGATTCGCTATTCGCGACAACACTCTCTGACGAGGATATATAGGAtgcaaaaagaaagatatttctCTCCTCGTACCACTGCCAGATATTCTTtgcaagaaaagaaatttcctCACCTTTCGACGAAAGGAGAGGAAATTTAACAGCACCAAAACGATTGATATGCGATAAAACAGTCGTGTGTTATCGAGCCTCAGAAGTCATAGTGTCTGCATGCGGACGCAAAGGACTTGAGAGCATAAAAAACTGTCTTTAATTCGAGAACGTTAATATGAAGATGACTATCTTCTTCAGATCACCATCTATAGACATGAAGCACTCCACTCGGTGAAAGACGcatctgaaaaaatttccaaGGCACCCACACagaacataatatgtattacatatctaATGGATATCCTCGACAGATATTAGGGATATCCATTATGGAATATAGGAAATATCCATTAGACATGCTATAAATATCCAGATGTCCGCAATAtgcaatctaataaatatccATAGGATATGTAGATCAATATCCAGTTGACATCTATAGAATATCCAGtggatatttacataaatatccaCTAGATACtgctatttttctttctcaaagGTCTTATGGCTCCAGCAGACCAGCGCGATTCtgtcgcgcgcgacgcgcgatgTCCAATGAGCGACCGCCTTTCCGCTCATCTCTGTACGCCCATTGGAtatcgcgcgtcgcgcgcgacggAAATCGCGCTCGTCTGCCGGAGCCCTTAGAATAAAGAAGGCCGTACTCAACTGCTGGACAAACAAACACAAGAGAGCCAATCATACTCGCGAAGTCTTAAAacgaaaagtttttttgtttcaaaaaagattttttcgaTAAGCTGGACACGAGAGAGTAACGATTACGACAACGTTGCTCTGGAATGGCAACCGACTGCTGAGTAGAGTTAAAGATGAAGCCCAGGTACTTTCGCTCATGCAAAGGTTCGAGCTTCGATTTGCGGAAATTGATAGTAAAGCCCagagagaaaattaatgatGTGAGCCTGGACATTAAGAGGACAGGCTGCATTGCAAGAAACAAGTAAGAGAAAATCATCCAGGTAGAGGCCTGACTCGTGACCTTGGGCTTGAAAGAAATCCACAAAAAGACGAAGTAGCTTAGAGAAGATATAAGGAGCCGTAGCGAGTCCAAAAGgtaaaactgaaaatttaaaagtttttcccCCTCCATtgaaaacgtaaaaattttctgtgctcCGGGTGGATCGAGACCAAAAAATAAGGGTCTTCAAGGTTGAGGGAGGCCATCTGCGATCCCGGCAGCATGAGACGAACAACCGTACGCCAATCTTCCAACTAAATATAGGGCggggaaatataaaaatttaaatcttttaaatttaaaataaagcgcATCCCTTCTGAAGCTTtttcaattaagaaaaaagaagacagAAATTGATCCTCCGATAGCTCCACTTGAGCAATGGCACCTTTATTGATGAGACGCTGGATTTCCGCGTTGCAATGGGCTTTGATTGAAAAGATAAAGCTTGGTTTGTTAAGAAAACGGACGTATTGATGGTGGAGAAGAGAAGGGAATGTTATAGCCTCGTCGGCGTTGAGAACTTCAGGAATCGAAGTAATACGTTCCTAGGCATGAACAAAATTCAGTAGCTTACCGGCCAGTGTCACCATTTAACGACGATGGCGGGAGCGAAAAGCTGATCTCCAAGAACTGTCTCTCGACTGCCGAGCCTCACTCCGTCGAGGTGGAGGATTGTTCTGGCGAGTTTCCCGGAGTCAAAATAGACTTGGGTTGTGGCTGTACTCGAAGTTGGTGAGAGGCTGCTTTGCTGAAGAGGGATTTGGGCTTGGGGCTCCCTGGCAACCTTCTCCTAGGCCTTGGCCTCCTTGATTTCCTCTGAAAAAGAGCAACCGAAGAGCTACTCGTCAATCGGGGCCGAGTCTGCCGTATTTTGCCCAGAAAGATCTGAAGGTCAGCAAGTAAGTGGATTCCTTCAGCAACATGTAGAAGGGCCTTCCTTCCTTCTTCCTGGTCTATCTTCTCTGACATCAACGACGAAATTCTTAAGCCGAGCGCATTCAAAGCCGCCGCAAGCTGAGAATGATGCGAAGCCTGGGCTTCGTCTCGCTTCAAAGCGGATGCTGAAATCTTCAAGATAGGtagtaaaactttattaattttaggaGGGCCCGAATCGAAAGATCGCCCTTAACCTCGTGCTCGGAAAGTAAATGAGTCCTCAGAGAGTCCGGAAAACCATTGTGAACGGTGTCACGAGCAAAGCGGAAGAAGGAAggtgtaataaataaacgcTATCGAGGACTCGATCGGAATCGTTCCCTCTATGCCAATTTGTGGATGGACCAACAAAAA contains:
- the LOC118648843 gene encoding UDP-glycosyltransferase UGT5-like, whose translation is MADEKMSSLLREWNFDSYIEILEIAKGKPPVVGYVPFGPAPWLKDYIGGPNYPSVRPFLTSMIKPVNLWQRTWNVLYYISSDVLRHYYYFPTLQQFAEKFVGHAIRSLHEIEIDRINILLLNTHAAFSSGIPLPPNTMEIAGLNVQAVQPISGEVVESLPEDIRVFLDGANNGAIVIYLGTNVKWKTIGLDKIKAVMQALSKLKQRVLWKLEIEVPFQIPNNTMIVKWMPQSKV